The Osmerus eperlanus chromosome 7, fOsmEpe2.1, whole genome shotgun sequence genome includes a region encoding these proteins:
- the LOC134022992 gene encoding fucolectin-1-like, with the protein MLKQVTFFLWLDLLGLSIGATAQKNLALHGKATQSFIHDIGHASNAIDGNRNSQYEAGSCSHTTTQAYPWWRVDLLDTYIVTSVTITNRNTFHEKLNGAEIRIGNHIEIDGIENPLAGVINFIPAGRSLTLRWVKGVEGRYVTVVLPGTGKTLTLCEVEVYGYPAPTRDNLALQGKASQSSIHSTGIAYNAIDGNRASKWAQASCTHTAANLNPWWRLDLRKTYKVFSVVITNYESPARLNGAEIRIGDYLNNNGNNNPRCAVISSIPGGFTQTFHCNGMEGRYVNVVIPGRTDYLILCEVEVYGSPLN; encoded by the exons ATGTTAAAACAGGTGACTTTCTTCCTCTGGTTGGATCTCCTTGGGCTGTCCATTGGGGCCACTGCCCAAA AAAATCTTGCCCTACATGGAAAAGCTACCCAGTCGTTTATACATGACATCGGTCATGCCTCCAATGCCATTGATGGAAACCGAAATTCACAATATGAGGCTGGATCCTGCTCTCACACTACCACTCAAGCGTACCCCTGGTGGAGAGTGGACCTGCTTGACACGTACATCGTCACCTCAGTCACCATCACCAACAGAAATACTTTTCATGAGAAGCTCAATGGGGCTGAGATCCGTATCGGAAACCATATAGAGATTGATGGCATTGAAAACCCACT ggcTGGGGTCATTAACTTCATTCCAGCAGGCAGATCTCTCACCCTTAGGTGGGTCAAAGGTGTAGAGGGACGGTATGTGACTGTAGTTCTACCTGGGACAGGAAAAACTCTGACTCTTTGTGAAGTTGAGGTTTATGGGTACCCCGCTCCAACTA GAGATAATTTGGCTTTACAAGGAAAAGCTTCGCAGTCGTCAATCCATTCAACAGGAATTGCATACAATGCTATAGACGGGAACCGTGCCAGTAAATGGGCACAGGCCTCCTGCACCCACACTGCCGCAAATTTGAACCCCTGGTGGAGGCTGGACCTGCGCAAGACCTACAAAGTTTTTTCTGTTGTAATCACTAATTATGAGTCACCCGCTAGACTCAATGGGGCTGAAATTCGCATTGGAGATTACCTCAACAACAACGGCAATAACAATCCCAG GTGTGCAGTGATATCTTCAATTCCTGGTGGCTTTACTCAGACATTCCATTGTAATGGGATGGAGGGTCGCTACGTCAACGTGGTCATTCCGGGAAGGACAGATTATCTGATAttgtgtgaggtggaggtgtatGGGTCACCCCTCAACTAA
- the LOC134023819 gene encoding pentraxin fusion protein-like, giving the protein MLKLLILVFWLDLLGLSIGATGRSWVLHLHWEKDKPLVESGLAGHVHSHLSHHHRNVVPERLNGAEIRIGNSIKKDGTDNPLASVINSIPAGLARTINLKGFEGRYVTVVLPGKGRFLTLCEVEVYGYLAPNGENLALQGKASQSSLHSTGFAYNAIDGNRASVWAQGSCVHTALEFSPWWRLDLRKTYKIFTIKITNLKVAPTRLNGAEIRIGDSRNNNDDSNSRCAVISFIPGGFTKTFHCNGLEGRFISVVIPGRKQYLVFCEMEVYGSPLN; this is encoded by the exons ATGTTGAAACTGCTGATATTAGTCTTCTGGTTGGATCTTCTTGGGCTGTCCATTGGTGCCACAGGCCGAA GCTGGGTCTTGCACCTACACTGGGAAAAAGACAAACCCCTGGTGGAGAGTGGACTTGCTGGACACGTACATAGTCACCTCAGTCACCATCACAGAAATGTTGTTCCTGAGAGGCTCAATGGGGCTGAGATCCGCATTGGAAACTCTATTAAGAAGGATGGCACTGACAACCCACT AGCTAGCGTCATTAACTCCATTCCAGCAGGCCTGGCTCGGACTATAAATCTTAAAGGTTTTGAGGGACGCTATGTGACTGTAGTTCTACCGGGGAAAGGAAGATTTCTAACACTCTGTGAAGTTGAGGTTTATGGGTACCTCGCTCCAAATG GAGAGAATTTGGCTTTGCAAGGAAAAGCCTCGCAGTCGTCACTCCATTCAACAGGATTTGCATACAATGCTATAGACGGAAACCGTGCCAGTGTGTGGGCACAGGGCTCCTGCGTCCACACAGCATTAGAGTTTAGCCCCTGGTGGAGGCTGGACTTGCGCAAGACCTACAAAATTTTCACCATCAAAATCACGAACCTAAAAGTGGCACCCACTAGACTCAATGGGGCTGAGATTCGCATCGGAGACTCTCGCAACAACAACGACGACAGCAATTCCAG GTGTGCAGTAATATCTTTTATTCCTGGTGGCTTCACTAAGACTTTCCATTGTAACGGTTTGGAGGGTCGCTTCATCAGCGTGGTCATTCCAGGAAGGAAACAATATCTGGTATTCTGTGAGATGGAAGTGTATGGCTCACCCCTCAACTGA